The following proteins are encoded in a genomic region of Gloeomargarita sp. SKYB120:
- a CDS encoding NAD(P)H-dependent oxidoreductase: MAMGKVVLPVILGTVRQGRLSEGVARWIVSQLESHYPEVATELIDIRTLPIRTDDAGPAVKYPPFAAKMQAADGLILVVPEYNHGYPGMLKHVLDSNYPEYRFKAVGLCGVSVGGFGGTRVIEALIPVLRAYGLCMTPIDLNFSYVDRLFDEQGQFLAADEYQPRLTRFMNELLWLARTLQWGRTTIPLP; the protein is encoded by the coding sequence ATGGCCATGGGCAAGGTGGTGTTGCCGGTGATTTTGGGGACGGTGCGCCAGGGCCGCCTGAGCGAAGGGGTCGCCCGCTGGATTGTCTCCCAGTTGGAGAGTCATTATCCCGAGGTGGCGACGGAGCTGATCGACATTCGCACCTTGCCGATTCGCACAGATGACGCGGGACCCGCTGTGAAGTATCCCCCCTTTGCGGCCAAGATGCAGGCGGCGGACGGATTGATCCTGGTGGTGCCGGAGTATAACCATGGCTATCCGGGGATGCTCAAGCATGTGCTCGACAGCAATTACCCCGAGTACCGGTTCAAGGCGGTGGGATTGTGTGGCGTTTCGGTAGGGGGATTTGGCGGGACGCGGGTGATTGAAGCCCTGATTCCGGTGCTGCGGGCCTACGGGTTATGCATGACGCCGATTGATTTGAATTTCAGCTATGTGGACCGCCTGTTTGACGAGCAGGGGCAGTTTCTTGCCGCCGACGAGTACCAACCCCGCTTGACCCGCTTTATGAACGAACTGCTGTGGCTGGCGCGTACGCTGCAATGGGGACGCACAACGATTCCGTTGCCCTAG
- a CDS encoding biopolymer transporter ExbD yields the protein MRLPQESEPQAQVNIVPMIDVIFAILVYFIVSTLSLTRLESLPVNLPKATTAQVQDAPPVTVSLDRQGRVAVNREVVPLEQLRARVQALVSPGQSTVVVISADRNVSYGQVVAIMDQLRYVPGVRIAVATQRP from the coding sequence ATGCGGCTGCCTCAGGAGAGTGAACCCCAGGCCCAAGTCAACATCGTGCCGATGATCGATGTCATTTTCGCGATCCTGGTGTATTTTATTGTCAGTACCCTTTCCCTGACGCGCCTGGAAAGTCTGCCGGTGAATTTACCGAAGGCGACGACGGCCCAGGTGCAAGATGCGCCGCCGGTGACGGTGAGCCTGGACCGCCAGGGGCGTGTTGCGGTCAATCGAGAGGTGGTACCCTTGGAACAACTGCGAGCGCGGGTGCAGGCGCTGGTGTCGCCAGGGCAAAGCACCGTTGTTGTCATCAGTGCGGACCGAAATGTCAGCTATGGGCAAGTGGTGGCGATTATGGACCAACTGCGGTACGTTCCGGGGGTGCGGATTGCGGTGGCCACTCAGCGTCCTTAG
- a CDS encoding MotA/TolQ/ExbB proton channel family protein, giving the protein MEVARRLFAAGGVVMWPLLGFSILALALILERLVFWVRVTTAQPAIVQETLSLYARSPRAAILLLKQNSHLPLARIFLAALELDNPNPEEFRLALETAAQAELPLIKRFNTVFETIISLSPLLGLLGTVLGLITSLANLRLGQLSGAQSAAVTAGISEALISTAAGLVVAIVTLLFANVFRGLYQRQIALIQEYGGQLELLYRHHYEKGGVHAAASGE; this is encoded by the coding sequence ATGGAGGTTGCCCGTCGTCTATTTGCCGCCGGTGGGGTGGTCATGTGGCCGCTGCTAGGGTTTTCCATCCTGGCGCTGGCCCTGATCCTGGAACGCCTGGTGTTTTGGGTGCGGGTCACCACTGCGCAGCCTGCGATCGTCCAGGAAACCCTGTCACTCTACGCACGCAGCCCCCGCGCGGCGATTCTCCTGCTCAAGCAAAACAGTCATTTGCCCCTGGCGCGGATTTTCTTGGCGGCCCTGGAGTTGGACAACCCCAACCCTGAGGAGTTTCGCCTGGCGCTGGAGACGGCGGCCCAAGCGGAATTGCCCCTGATCAAACGGTTTAACACGGTGTTTGAGACGATCATTAGCCTGTCGCCCCTGCTGGGGCTGCTTGGCACCGTGCTGGGACTGATCACGAGCCTGGCGAACCTGCGCTTGGGCCAGTTAAGCGGCGCCCAGTCGGCGGCAGTGACCGCAGGGATCAGCGAGGCCTTGATTTCTACGGCGGCGGGTCTGGTGGTGGCCATCGTGACGCTGTTGTTTGCCAATGTGTTCCGCGGCTTGTACCAGCGGCAAATTGCCCTGATCCAGGAGTACGGCGGCCAGTTGGAGTTGCTCTACCGGCATCACTACGAGAAAGGAGGTGTCCATGCGGCTGCCTCAGGAGAGTGA
- a CDS encoding TonB family protein produces MQRRCGGMVYSWRWRRRQPANLWLYGGLSLVIHGAVFLAWQWTNPTVEERSVAELPPIEIVEAPKVVAETPPPDTEHRAVQHAIAQGTARPDLPLGVETTRRSAERVASQPAPALSPRSDQASPNPEPLPRPVAPQELSRPKPEEPTPSPTALREPQPTARTEPQIPTPPVLPESASTPKRPALRAFQPPSHPNAQPAPHPAALPKGEAALLGGPISRDARQAPFDQEANSTRNAPGPTQLAARQDVDLGPYLANLRRRVQQNWRPRAPDQPRQTVVGFTLSRSGQISNLRVLRSSGSPQTDAETLEAIQRAAPFGPLPETFAYNQLEIEFTFNIYVNNVVIQAPRSWYGF; encoded by the coding sequence ATGCAGCGCAGGTGTGGGGGCATGGTCTATTCCTGGCGATGGCGACGGCGACAACCGGCCAACCTGTGGCTCTACGGCGGTCTCTCTCTAGTGATTCATGGGGCGGTTTTCTTGGCCTGGCAATGGACAAACCCCACGGTTGAGGAAAGGTCGGTAGCGGAATTGCCCCCCATTGAAATCGTAGAAGCGCCGAAGGTGGTTGCGGAGACCCCGCCGCCCGATACGGAGCACCGCGCGGTGCAACATGCCATTGCCCAGGGAACGGCGCGTCCCGACCTGCCCTTGGGTGTAGAGACAACCCGCCGGAGCGCCGAGCGCGTTGCCAGTCAACCGGCACCAGCGTTATCACCGCGCAGCGACCAGGCATCTCCTAACCCAGAGCCACTGCCGAGGCCCGTTGCGCCGCAGGAACTCTCCCGTCCTAAACCCGAAGAACCAACGCCTAGCCCGACGGCGCTGAGGGAGCCGCAACCTACCGCCCGCACCGAACCGCAAATCCCGACGCCGCCAGTTCTACCCGAGTCGGCATCAACGCCGAAGCGACCCGCTCTCAGGGCTTTCCAGCCCCCTAGCCACCCGAACGCTCAACCTGCGCCCCATCCGGCAGCCCTTCCCAAAGGGGAGGCGGCACTGCTCGGCGGGCCAATCAGCCGCGATGCTCGCCAAGCGCCGTTCGACCAGGAGGCCAACAGCACCCGCAACGCTCCGGGACCGACCCAACTCGCCGCCCGCCAGGACGTGGATTTGGGGCCGTATCTGGCGAACCTACGGCGACGGGTGCAGCAGAACTGGCGTCCGCGCGCCCCGGACCAGCCACGGCAAACGGTCGTGGGATTCACCCTGAGTCGCAGCGGCCAAATTAGCAACCTGCGGGTCTTGCGCTCGTCGGGTTCGCCGCAAACGGATGCGGAAACGCTGGAGGCCATCCAACGGGCGGCGCCCTTTGGCCCCTTGCCGGAAACCTTTGCCTATAACCAGTTGGAAATTGAATTTACCTTCAACATCTACGTCAACAACGTGGTGATTCAAGCGCCCCGGAGTTGGTATGGTTTTTAG